In a genomic window of Xylophilus rhododendri:
- the yajC gene encoding preprotein translocase subunit YajC, translating to MFISSAFAQTAPAATATGGGIMGSLTGMLPLVLMFVVLYFIMIRPQMKKQKEHRLMIEAVAKGDEIATSGGLIGRITKLHEGSVSMEISPGVEVQLQRSAIAQVLPKGTLK from the coding sequence GTGTTCATCTCTTCCGCTTTCGCCCAGACCGCGCCCGCCGCCACCGCCACCGGCGGCGGCATCATGGGTTCCCTCACCGGCATGCTGCCCCTGGTGCTGATGTTCGTGGTGCTGTACTTCATCATGATTCGGCCCCAGATGAAGAAGCAGAAGGAGCATCGCCTGATGATCGAGGCCGTCGCCAAGGGCGACGAGATCGCCACCTCCGGCGGCCTGATCGGCCGCATCACCAAGCTGCACGAAGGCAGCGTGTCGATGGAAATCTCCCCCGGCGTCGAAGTGCAGCTGCAGCGCAGCGCCATCGCGCAGGTGCTGCCCAAGGGCACCCTGAAGTAA
- a CDS encoding Bug family tripartite tricarboxylate transporter substrate binding protein yields the protein MIRKFLSFSLLALALAAGAQAQTAYPNRPIRMIVPFPPGGGTDILARLVSQKLTESVKWTVVPDNRAGAGGTIGIAEAAKAQPTGYDMVMGQKDNMVVAPWLYKNVGYDPTRDLVAVAEVAYTPIIIVTAANNPRFKTLGDVVTAAKAQPDAITFGSPGNGTTIHLAGEIFKNAAGIKIRHVPYKGSNPALMDVLAGNIDLMVSSVPSALGQIKAGKLRPLAVTSAKRSSSLPDVPTVAELGYKDVDVSTWYGLFLPAGTPAAVVTQVNREVNKLLAGKEMQAAIHEQGAEPEARSPEAFGALVKADYLKWKDIVKTSGATIE from the coding sequence ATGATTCGCAAGTTCCTGTCCTTCTCCCTGCTCGCCCTGGCGCTCGCCGCCGGCGCGCAGGCCCAGACCGCATATCCCAACCGGCCGATCCGCATGATCGTGCCCTTCCCGCCCGGCGGCGGCACCGACATCCTGGCGCGGCTGGTCTCGCAGAAGCTCACCGAGTCGGTCAAGTGGACCGTGGTGCCGGACAACCGCGCCGGCGCCGGCGGCACCATCGGCATCGCCGAGGCCGCCAAGGCCCAGCCCACCGGCTACGACATGGTGATGGGCCAGAAGGACAACATGGTCGTCGCGCCCTGGCTCTACAAGAACGTGGGTTACGACCCGACCCGCGACCTGGTCGCCGTGGCCGAGGTGGCCTACACCCCCATCATCATCGTCACCGCCGCCAACAACCCGCGCTTCAAGACCCTGGGCGACGTGGTGACCGCGGCCAAGGCGCAGCCCGACGCGATCACCTTCGGCTCGCCCGGCAACGGCACCACCATCCACCTGGCCGGCGAGATCTTCAAGAACGCCGCGGGCATCAAGATCCGCCACGTGCCCTACAAGGGCTCCAATCCGGCGTTGATGGATGTGCTGGCAGGCAATATCGACCTGATGGTGTCCTCGGTGCCGTCCGCCCTGGGCCAGATCAAGGCCGGCAAGCTGCGCCCGCTGGCCGTCACCTCGGCCAAACGCAGCAGCTCGCTGCCCGACGTGCCCACCGTGGCCGAGCTGGGCTACAAGGACGTGGACGTCAGCACCTGGTATGGCCTGTTCCTGCCGGCGGGCACGCCGGCGGCGGTGGTCACCCAGGTCAACCGCGAGGTCAACAAGCTGCTGGCCGGCAAGGAGATGCAGGCCGCCATCCACGAGCAGGGCGCCGAGCCGGAAGCGCGTTCGCCCGAGGCCTTCGGCGCGCTGGTCAAGGCCGACTACCTGAAGTGGAAGGACATCGTGAAGACGTCCGGCGCCACCATCGAATAA
- a CDS encoding CoA-acylating methylmalonate-semialdehyde dehydrogenase, whose translation MTAAFTDSADIVHFIDGKPFQGAGERSQAVFNPAHGKEARRVKLAEKGDVEAAIASAKKAFPKWADTPPIRRARVMLKFLELVNQHKDELAAIITAEHGKVFTDAQGEVSRGIDIIEFACGIPQLLKGDFTDQVSTGIDNWTLRQPLGVVAGITPFNFPVMVPCWMFPVALAAGNCFILKPSERDPSASLLMARLLTEAGLPDGVFNVVQGDKLAVDTLLEHPDVKAISFVGSTPIANYIYETGAHHGKRVQALGGAKNHMVVMPDADLDQAVDALVGAGYGSAGERCMAISVAVLVGDVADKIIPKLAERAKALIVKNGMELDAEMGPIVTKQALERIEGYIATGVEEGAELVVDGRGFSVPGHEAGFFTGGTLFDKVTPEMRIYKEEIFGPVLSCVRVKDFAEAVDLVNDHEFGNGVACYTRDGHIAREFARRIQVGMVGINVPIPVPMAWHGFGGWKRSLFGDMHAYGEEGVRFYTKQKSVMQRWPESTAKGAEFVMPTAK comes from the coding sequence ATGACCGCAGCATTCACCGACAGCGCCGACATCGTCCATTTCATCGACGGCAAGCCGTTCCAGGGCGCCGGCGAGCGCAGCCAGGCCGTCTTCAACCCGGCCCACGGCAAGGAAGCCCGCCGGGTGAAGCTGGCCGAGAAGGGCGATGTCGAAGCGGCCATCGCCAGCGCCAAGAAGGCCTTCCCCAAGTGGGCCGACACGCCGCCGATCCGCCGTGCGCGGGTCATGCTGAAGTTCCTGGAGCTGGTCAACCAGCACAAGGACGAACTCGCCGCCATCATCACCGCCGAGCACGGCAAGGTGTTCACCGATGCGCAGGGCGAGGTCTCGCGCGGCATCGACATCATCGAGTTCGCCTGCGGCATCCCGCAGCTGCTCAAGGGCGACTTCACCGACCAGGTCTCCACCGGCATCGACAACTGGACGCTGCGCCAGCCGCTCGGCGTGGTGGCCGGCATCACACCCTTCAACTTCCCGGTCATGGTGCCCTGCTGGATGTTCCCGGTGGCCCTGGCCGCGGGCAACTGCTTCATCCTCAAACCCAGCGAGCGCGATCCTTCCGCCTCCCTGTTGATGGCCCGTCTTTTGACCGAGGCCGGCCTGCCCGACGGCGTGTTCAACGTGGTGCAGGGCGACAAGCTGGCGGTCGATACGCTGCTCGAACACCCGGACGTGAAGGCGATCAGCTTCGTCGGCTCCACGCCGATTGCCAACTACATCTACGAGACCGGCGCGCACCACGGCAAACGTGTGCAGGCCCTGGGCGGCGCCAAGAACCACATGGTGGTGATGCCCGATGCCGACCTGGACCAGGCGGTGGATGCACTGGTCGGCGCCGGCTACGGCTCGGCCGGCGAGCGCTGCATGGCGATCTCGGTGGCGGTGCTGGTGGGCGATGTGGCCGACAAGATCATCCCCAAGCTGGCCGAGCGCGCCAAGGCGCTGATCGTGAAGAACGGCATGGAACTCGACGCCGAGATGGGCCCGATCGTGACGAAGCAGGCCCTGGAGCGCATCGAGGGCTATATCGCCACCGGCGTGGAAGAGGGCGCCGAGCTGGTGGTGGACGGCCGCGGCTTCAGCGTGCCGGGCCACGAGGCCGGCTTCTTCACCGGCGGCACCCTGTTCGACAAGGTGACGCCCGAGATGCGCATCTACAAGGAAGAGATCTTCGGCCCGGTGCTGTCCTGCGTGCGGGTGAAGGATTTCGCCGAGGCGGTGGACCTGGTCAACGACCACGAGTTCGGCAACGGCGTGGCCTGCTACACCCGCGACGGCCATATCGCCCGCGAGTTCGCCCGGCGCATCCAGGTGGGCATGGTCGGCATCAACGTGCCGATCCCGGTGCCCATGGCCTGGCACGGCTTCGGCGGCTGGAAGCGCAGCCTGTTCGGCGACATGCACGCCTACGGCGAGGAAGGCGTGCGTTTCTACACCAAGCAGAAGAGCGTGATGCAGCGCTGGCCGGAGAGCACGGCCAAGGGCGCCGAATTCGTGATGCCGACGGCCAAGTAA
- a CDS encoding LysR family transcriptional regulator: protein MKSENIDALWSHLHWLTVLRQQGSFTAAAARLGVSKAAMSQRIADLERAAGVPLVQRTTRSVRLTEAGERLVDGTRGAFDQIRDSFASVRDLAAEPQGLLRVTAPVAFARQQLLPCLPDFLRAHPQVRLELDMSDRLRSLATEGFDLAVRHTAAPPETHVAWALASTRTVLVASRGYLRRRGTPAVPSELASHDCLFYPRAQETPAWAFVSGEEERVTVPVSGPFSANNSEVLRDAASAGVGIALLPDFSAQSALGSGRLVEILPGWRNVDAFGDRLYAVRAYSPQVPRAVGAFVGFLRGVFKGGFSV from the coding sequence ATGAAATCCGAAAATATCGATGCGCTATGGTCGCACCTCCACTGGCTGACCGTGCTGCGCCAGCAGGGCAGCTTCACCGCGGCCGCGGCCCGGCTGGGCGTGAGCAAGGCGGCCATGAGCCAGCGCATCGCCGACCTGGAGCGCGCGGCCGGTGTGCCGCTGGTCCAGCGCACCACCCGCAGCGTGCGGCTGACCGAAGCCGGTGAGCGCCTGGTGGACGGCACCCGCGGGGCCTTCGACCAGATCCGCGACAGCTTCGCCAGCGTGCGCGACCTGGCGGCCGAGCCGCAGGGCCTGCTGCGGGTGACGGCGCCGGTGGCTTTTGCGCGCCAGCAGCTGCTGCCCTGTCTGCCGGATTTTCTGCGGGCGCATCCGCAGGTGCGGCTGGAGCTGGACATGTCGGACCGGCTGCGCTCCCTGGCGACCGAGGGCTTCGACCTGGCGGTGCGCCATACCGCCGCACCGCCGGAGACGCATGTGGCCTGGGCGCTGGCCTCCACCCGCACGGTGCTGGTGGCCAGCCGGGGCTATCTGCGGCGGCGGGGGACGCCTGCTGTCCCTTCTGAACTCGCTTCGCACGATTGCCTGTTCTACCCCCGGGCGCAGGAAACGCCGGCCTGGGCCTTTGTCTCTGGCGAGGAGGAGCGGGTGACGGTGCCTGTGTCCGGGCCGTTTTCGGCCAATAACAGTGAGGTGTTGCGGGATGCGGCTTCTGCGGGGGTCGGGATTGCGCTGTTGCCTGATTTCAGTGCGCAGTCTGCTTTGGGTTCGGGGCGGCTTGTCGAGATATTGCCTGGGTGGCGGAATGTGGATGCGTTTGGGGATCGGCTTTATGCGGTTCGGGCTTATTCGCCTCAAGTGCCTCGGGCTGTGGGGGCTTTTGTTGGGTTTCTTCGGGGGGTTTTTAAGGGGGGGTTTTCGGTTTGA
- a CDS encoding IS3 family transposase (programmed frameshift) yields the protein MTNRLPRRSFDEAFRLQVVKMIREQNLSVPQVCRDMSLTDSAVRRWVEQYDAESAGQPGIGKPLTEEQRRIRQLEAELRQLRQDNDILKKAFGLLRPGTEVIHRVIAQWQKKAETVAVSTLCRVLSVSRAGYYAALKRAARPAVIEPIEVQLKAAFTASGRSYGSRRLRAALEVQGIDVGRWRIRRLMREHRLQPSWKRKFVHTTDSRHTLPVAANVLQRQFAPASANQAWVADITYIRTRSGWLYLAAVLDLYSRKLIGWATAPSMPAELVCAALEMAIGQRKPSPGLIVHTDRGSQYASELHRDVLQRHGLLASMSGKGNCWDNAVMERFFLNLKMERVWQRDYANHAEAAADIGDYIVGFYNSTRLHSTLGYLPPNAFERKMAATRPIELSENS from the exons ATGACGAACCGCCTTCCCCGCCGCAGCTTCGACGAGGCCTTCAGGCTTCAAGTCGTCAAGATGATCCGAGAGCAGAACCTGAGCGTGCCGCAGGTCTGCAGAGACATGAGCCTGACCGACAGCGCGGTGCGCCGTTGGGTCGAGCAATACGATGCAGAGAGTGCAGGCCAGCCCGGAATTGGCAAGCCTTTGACCGAGGAGCAACGGCGTATTCGTCAGCTCGAAGCAGAGCTGCGGCAACTGCGCCAGGACAACGACATCTTAAAAAAAGCAT TCGGCCTTCTTCGCCCGGGAACTGAAGTAATCCACCGCGTGATTGCTCAGTGGCAGAAGAAGGCCGAGACAGTTGCAGTGAGCACGCTGTGTCGTGTCTTGAGTGTCAGCCGAGCAGGTTATTACGCAGCGCTTAAACGAGCAGCTCGGCCTGCCGTAATCGAGCCCATTGAGGTGCAACTGAAGGCCGCATTTACAGCGAGCGGGCGCAGCTACGGCAGCCGTCGGTTGCGTGCTGCGCTCGAGGTCCAGGGCATTGACGTTGGCCGCTGGCGCATACGCCGACTAATGCGCGAACACCGCCTGCAGCCAAGCTGGAAGCGCAAATTCGTTCACACCACCGACAGCCGCCACACGCTGCCGGTGGCTGCAAACGTGCTGCAGCGGCAATTCGCGCCAGCCTCGGCCAATCAAGCTTGGGTGGCAGACATCACCTATATCCGGACTCGCAGCGGCTGGCTTTATCTGGCTGCCGTCCTGGACCTGTATTCACGCAAGTTGATTGGCTGGGCTACTGCACCGAGCATGCCGGCAGAGCTGGTCTGTGCGGCTTTGGAGATGGCCATTGGCCAACGAAAACCCAGCCCCGGCTTGATCGTGCATACCGACCGGGGCAGTCAATATGCCAGCGAGCTTCATCGCGACGTACTGCAACGCCACGGCCTGCTGGCCAGCATGAGCGGCAAGGGCAACTGCTGGGACAACGCGGTGATGGAGCGCTTCTTCTTGAACTTGAAGATGGAGCGCGTCTGGCAGCGCGACTACGCCAATCACGCCGAGGCTGCTGCAGACATCGGCGACTACATCGTCGGCTTCTACAACAGCACTCGACTGCATTCGACATTGGGTTATCTGCCGCCCAACGCCTTCGAGCGAAAAATGGCAGCAACACGCCCTATCGAACTGTCCGAAAATTCTTGA
- a CDS encoding LysR family transcriptional regulator produces the protein MRLKHIEVFNAVMLTGSVGAAARLLHVSQPAVTQALQHAELHLGYALFTRQRQRLVATVEAQALYPEVQQLMAQLEAVRRIASALGRAETQELRLFIVPSLAVKALPDALRLFRRKHPQMNVSVRVQHSREIAHAVALQEGDVGIVYGSKAHPAVEEELIATGRLMCVSRADAAEADRRTTITLEEVLRGPFIRIDDRDPIGTMLAEQWSRLGGAPQAGITVQTHHIAMVLAEEGFGPAIIDSFTARAVRNDRLHVRTVLPEVAVEVRALMPQGVRSPKAVADFIKAMKTVTAASEEPA, from the coding sequence ATGAGACTCAAGCACATCGAGGTTTTCAACGCCGTCATGCTGACCGGCAGCGTGGGCGCGGCCGCGCGCCTGCTGCATGTGAGCCAGCCGGCCGTCACCCAGGCGCTGCAGCATGCCGAGCTGCATCTGGGTTATGCCCTGTTCACCCGCCAGCGCCAGCGCCTGGTGGCCACGGTGGAGGCGCAGGCGCTGTATCCGGAAGTCCAGCAGCTGATGGCGCAGCTGGAGGCGGTGCGGCGCATCGCCAGCGCGCTGGGCCGGGCGGAGACCCAGGAGCTGCGCCTCTTCATCGTGCCCTCGCTGGCGGTGAAGGCCTTGCCGGATGCGCTGCGCCTCTTCCGCCGCAAACATCCGCAGATGAACGTGTCGGTGCGGGTGCAGCATTCGCGCGAGATCGCCCATGCGGTGGCGCTGCAGGAGGGCGATGTGGGCATCGTCTACGGCAGCAAGGCGCATCCGGCGGTGGAGGAGGAGCTGATCGCCACCGGCCGGCTGATGTGCGTGTCGCGCGCAGATGCCGCCGAGGCCGATCGCCGCACCACCATCACGCTGGAGGAGGTGCTGCGCGGGCCTTTCATCCGCATCGACGACCGCGACCCCATCGGCACCATGCTGGCCGAGCAGTGGTCGCGCCTGGGCGGCGCGCCGCAGGCCGGCATCACGGTGCAGACCCACCACATCGCCATGGTGCTGGCCGAGGAGGGCTTCGGCCCGGCGATCATCGATTCCTTCACCGCCCGCGCGGTGCGCAACGACCGCCTGCATGTACGCACCGTGCTGCCCGAGGTGGCGGTGGAGGTGCGGGCGCTGATGCCGCAGGGCGTGCGTTCGCCCAAGGCGGTGGCCGATTTCATCAAGGCGATGAAGACCGTCACGGCAGCCAGTGAAGAGCCGGCCTGA
- a CDS encoding Bug family tripartite tricarboxylate transporter substrate binding protein, which yields MKRTTLRLLAASALTATGLAARAQRPGPPQQPIRWVVPYAPDGTTDQIARLLAPRIARELGEEIVVDNRPGAASILGATFVARAAADGHTIGSADSGTLAFNPAMYASLSYDAEKDFSFIGGLGRMPLVLVVGPRQAARNLREFLVLARRSPGALSAGSSGPGAPLHVALELFKQQSRTDIRHVPYKGSAPALADVAGGQLDAMFIDLPPSLAAIRNGKVRVLAVATPQRLALLPEVPTLAETGLAGFEGYAWQGLVGPARMPELTVARLNRALSAALRAPELRAQLEERGIEPMPASPSEFARFVREEQKRWGALIRAADIRLES from the coding sequence ATGAAACGCACAACGCTCCGATTGCTCGCCGCCTCGGCCCTCACGGCCACGGGCCTGGCGGCGCGGGCCCAGCGGCCGGGACCGCCGCAGCAGCCGATCCGCTGGGTCGTGCCCTACGCGCCCGACGGCACCACCGACCAGATCGCCCGCCTGCTGGCGCCGCGCATCGCCCGCGAACTGGGCGAGGAGATCGTGGTGGACAACCGCCCCGGCGCGGCCAGCATCCTCGGCGCGACCTTCGTGGCGCGCGCGGCCGCCGACGGCCACACCATCGGCAGCGCGGACTCCGGCACCCTGGCCTTCAACCCGGCGATGTACGCCTCGCTGAGCTACGACGCCGAGAAGGACTTCAGCTTCATCGGCGGCCTGGGCCGCATGCCCCTGGTGCTGGTGGTGGGGCCGCGCCAGGCGGCGCGCAACCTGCGCGAGTTCCTGGTGCTGGCGCGGCGTTCGCCCGGCGCCCTGTCGGCCGGCTCCTCCGGCCCCGGCGCGCCGCTGCACGTGGCGCTGGAGCTGTTCAAGCAGCAGAGCCGTACCGACATCCGCCATGTGCCCTACAAGGGCTCCGCCCCCGCGCTGGCCGATGTGGCCGGCGGCCAGCTCGACGCCATGTTCATCGACCTGCCGCCCAGCCTGGCCGCCATCCGCAACGGCAAGGTGCGGGTGCTGGCGGTGGCCACGCCGCAGCGGCTGGCGCTGCTGCCGGAGGTGCCGACCCTCGCCGAGACCGGCCTGGCCGGTTTCGAGGGCTATGCCTGGCAGGGGCTGGTCGGTCCGGCGCGCATGCCGGAGCTGACGGTGGCGCGGCTCAACCGGGCCCTGTCGGCCGCGCTGCGGGCGCCCGAGCTGCGCGCGCAGCTGGAAGAGCGCGGCATCGAGCCCATGCCCGCCAGCCCGAGCGAATTCGCACGGTTCGTGCGCGAGGAGCAGAAGCGCTGGGGCGCCCTCATCCGCGCCGCCGACATCCGGCTCGAATCCTGA
- a CDS encoding LysR family transcriptional regulator — protein MQPLSHLESFIRSAEAGSFSAAARRLEMTPAAVSKNIATLERSLGVRLFQRSTRRLTLTEGGERLLQQIAGPLATVADAVAGAAEWDRQPAGTLRVAMGSGFGRAYVLPLLGEFLRRYPAVLPDWRFDNRQVDLVGEGFDAGIGSGLELRPGMVARELGRVAVVAVAAPAYLAGRPLPGHPAELAQFDGIVRRSRRDARVYSHALGNAEGETAAAEPRPCIVFDDPEAMCQAAAMGLGVTLVPMAFALPGLESGALLRLLPGWSADGGPISLYYASKKLLPMRTRVFIDFVVEQFGQREFARRVRA, from the coding sequence ATGCAGCCGCTCTCCCACCTCGAATCCTTCATCCGTTCCGCCGAGGCCGGCAGCTTCTCCGCCGCCGCCCGCCGGCTGGAGATGACACCCGCCGCGGTCAGCAAGAACATCGCCACGCTGGAGCGATCGCTGGGCGTGCGCCTGTTCCAGCGCAGCACCCGCCGGCTCACGCTGACCGAGGGCGGCGAGCGGCTGCTGCAGCAGATCGCGGGGCCACTGGCGACCGTGGCCGATGCGGTTGCGGGCGCGGCGGAATGGGACCGCCAGCCCGCCGGCACCCTGCGTGTGGCCATGGGCTCGGGCTTCGGACGCGCTTATGTGCTGCCGCTGCTGGGCGAGTTCCTGCGGCGTTACCCGGCGGTGCTGCCGGACTGGCGTTTCGACAACCGGCAGGTCGACCTGGTGGGCGAGGGTTTCGATGCCGGCATCGGCAGCGGCCTGGAGCTGCGGCCCGGCATGGTGGCGCGTGAACTGGGGCGGGTGGCGGTGGTGGCGGTGGCCGCGCCGGCCTATCTCGCCGGCAGGCCGCTGCCTGGCCATCCGGCGGAGCTGGCGCAGTTCGACGGCATCGTGCGCCGCTCGCGCCGCGACGCGCGGGTCTACAGCCACGCATTGGGTAATGCCGAGGGCGAGACGGCGGCGGCCGAGCCCCGGCCGTGCATCGTCTTCGACGACCCCGAGGCCATGTGCCAGGCGGCCGCCATGGGCCTGGGTGTCACCCTGGTGCCCATGGCCTTCGCCCTGCCGGGCCTGGAGAGCGGCGCGCTGCTGCGATTGCTGCCGGGCTGGTCGGCCGACGGCGGGCCGATCTCGCTCTACTACGCCAGCAAGAAACTGCTGCCGATGCGCACCCGGGTCTTCATCGACTTCGTGGTGGAGCAGTTCGGGCAGCGCGAATTCGCCCGGCGGGTGCGGGCCTGA
- a CDS encoding SDR family oxidoreductase has protein sequence MNTASSSPTPLAGKVAFVTGGSRGIGAAIVRRLSREGAQVAFTYARSADTAQALVAEIAAAGGKALALQNDGADAVALQAAVDEAARLLGRIDILVNSAGVLRMGPLEGFSLADLDETLAVNVRAVFVATQAAARHMPDGGRVVTIGSINAERMPQAGGSVYAMSKAAIVGLTRGLARDLGPRGITVNNVQPGPTGTDMNPADGPYAGGMHGLMAIPRHAHADEVAGMVAYLVGPEAGMVTGASLSIDGGYGA, from the coding sequence ATGAACACCGCCTCTTCTTCCCCCACCCCGCTGGCCGGCAAGGTTGCCTTCGTCACCGGCGGCTCGCGCGGCATCGGCGCGGCCATCGTGCGCCGCCTGTCGCGGGAAGGTGCGCAGGTCGCCTTCACCTATGCGCGCTCGGCCGATACGGCGCAGGCCCTGGTCGCCGAGATCGCCGCCGCTGGCGGCAAGGCCCTGGCCCTGCAGAACGACGGCGCCGATGCCGTCGCGCTGCAGGCCGCCGTGGACGAGGCCGCCCGCTTGCTCGGCCGCATCGACATCCTGGTCAACAGCGCCGGCGTGCTGCGCATGGGGCCGCTGGAGGGTTTCTCGCTGGCCGACCTCGACGAGACCCTGGCGGTGAACGTGCGTGCGGTGTTCGTCGCCACCCAGGCGGCGGCGCGCCACATGCCCGACGGCGGCCGGGTGGTCACCATTGGCAGCATCAATGCCGAACGCATGCCGCAGGCCGGCGGCAGCGTCTACGCCATGAGCAAGGCCGCCATCGTCGGCCTGACCCGCGGGCTGGCGCGCGACCTGGGCCCGCGCGGCATCACCGTCAACAACGTGCAGCCCGGCCCCACCGGCACCGACATGAACCCGGCCGACGGCCCCTATGCCGGTGGCATGCACGGGCTGATGGCCATCCCCCGCCATGCCCATGCCGACGAGGTCGCGGGCATGGTGGCTTATCTGGTGGGACCGGAGGCCGGCATGGTGACCGGTGCCAGCCTCAGCATCGACGGCGGCTACGGCGCCTGA
- the cuyB gene encoding cysteate racemase — MQDAGVVGVLGGMGPLATVDFLRKVIDATPAQVDQDHVPVVTSSIPQVPDRTAAFQGRGESPLPALVASGQRLVRAGAGLIAIPCNTAHLWFEPLQQALGLPMLHLIDVALDEAVALVGPEARLGLLGTEATLASGLYTGRGHTGLRWLLPAQDEIARWVTPGIHAVKAGDVPGAAALLVQAAQALADRGAQAIVLGCTEIPLVLNNGNAPIPVVDATAALARRSVAWSLAQRAA, encoded by the coding sequence ATGCAGGACGCGGGTGTGGTGGGGGTGCTCGGCGGCATGGGTCCGCTGGCCACGGTGGATTTCCTGCGCAAGGTGATCGATGCCACGCCCGCTCAGGTCGACCAGGACCATGTGCCGGTGGTGACCAGCTCCATCCCGCAGGTGCCCGACCGCACCGCGGCCTTCCAGGGCCGGGGCGAATCGCCGCTGCCGGCGCTGGTCGCCAGCGGCCAGCGGCTGGTGCGCGCGGGCGCGGGGCTGATCGCCATTCCCTGCAACACCGCGCACCTGTGGTTCGAGCCGCTGCAGCAGGCACTGGGCTTGCCCATGCTGCACCTGATCGACGTCGCGCTGGACGAGGCCGTGGCCCTGGTCGGCCCCGAGGCCCGGCTCGGGCTGCTGGGCACCGAGGCCACGCTCGCATCCGGCCTCTACACCGGACGCGGCCACACCGGCCTGCGATGGCTGCTGCCGGCCCAGGACGAGATCGCGCGCTGGGTCACGCCCGGCATCCACGCGGTGAAGGCCGGCGACGTGCCGGGCGCCGCCGCGCTGCTGGTGCAGGCGGCGCAGGCCCTGGCCGATCGCGGCGCCCAGGCCATCGTGCTGGGCTGCACCGAGATCCCGCTGGTGCTGAACAACGGCAATGCGCCGATCCCGGTGGTGGACGCCACCGCCGCCCTGGCGCGCCGCAGCGTGGCCTGGTCGCTGGCGCAACGCGCCGCCTGA
- a CDS encoding transporter substrate-binding domain-containing protein: MVKQVLVVAALASSFVGFAAQAQQAASATLDKVKSSGAITVAYRESSIPFSYLADGQHPTGFAWEICGRIVDEVKKATGRADLQVKTQAVTSANRVPLLQNGTIDIECGSTTNNSERGKQVQFATNYFYTGTRFLVKSSSPIKSLADLKGKKVVSTTGTTNILVIRNVNKDKGLDMEILSAKDHAESALLVESGRADAFAMDDILLYGIKANAQAPDSLAVVGEALQVEPYAIMLRRDDAGFKQLVDGTIASLVKSGDFEKLYKKWFQSPIPPKGVNLNAPMSDELKANLTALSDKPAL; encoded by the coding sequence ATGGTCAAGCAGGTTCTCGTCGTCGCCGCACTGGCTTCCTCCTTCGTGGGCTTCGCCGCCCAGGCCCAGCAGGCCGCATCGGCCACGCTCGACAAGGTCAAGTCCAGCGGTGCGATCACGGTGGCTTACCGTGAGTCGTCCATCCCCTTCTCCTATCTGGCCGACGGCCAGCATCCCACCGGCTTCGCCTGGGAGATCTGCGGCCGCATCGTCGATGAGGTGAAGAAGGCCACCGGCCGCGCCGACCTGCAGGTGAAGACGCAGGCCGTGACTTCCGCCAACCGCGTGCCCCTGCTGCAGAACGGCACCATCGACATCGAGTGCGGCTCCACCACCAACAACAGCGAGCGCGGCAAGCAGGTGCAGTTCGCCACCAACTACTTCTACACCGGCACGCGTTTCCTGGTGAAGAGCAGCTCGCCGATCAAGTCGCTGGCCGACCTCAAGGGCAAGAAGGTGGTCTCCACCACCGGCACCACCAACATCCTGGTGATCCGCAACGTCAACAAGGACAAGGGCCTGGACATGGAGATCCTGTCGGCCAAGGACCATGCCGAATCCGCCCTGCTGGTGGAAAGCGGCCGGGCCGATGCCTTCGCCATGGACGACATCCTGCTCTACGGCATCAAGGCCAACGCGCAGGCGCCGGATTCGCTGGCCGTGGTCGGCGAGGCGCTGCAGGTCGAGCCCTACGCCATCATGCTGCGCCGCGACGATGCCGGCTTCAAGCAGCTGGTGGACGGCACCATCGCCTCGCTGGTCAAGAGCGGCGATTTCGAGAAGCTCTACAAGAAGTGGTTCCAGTCGCCCATCCCCCCGAAGGGCGTGAACCTCAACGCGCCGATGAGCGACGAACTCAAGGCCAACCTGACCGCCCTGTCGGACAAGCCCGCGCTGTGA